Part of the Ctenopharyngodon idella isolate HZGC_01 chromosome 24, HZGC01, whole genome shotgun sequence genome, GTGAGACCTTAAAGCTACTATTTTGTTGAGCTATTCTCATTACATTGGTGCATGTTGCTTTTCCAAATGTAAGTTATAAGCATCCCCTTGTGCAGTTTTTGCTATTTGACAATTGCACAAAGCCATATCGcgatttttgattttatttcaattaatcatGCATCCCTGCATTTCTTTAGCTTGAACAGTACAGCATGGCGCCAGGGTTCAATTCCCAGTGACTATCAAATTTATACCTTAAAGAATGCAAATcttttgaataaaagcatctgccaaatgcataaatgaaatTGGAGGGGGGGGAGGGGGTGAATACTTGAATGTTAATATAAATTGTTTCTGGTTTTAATTCTGCTCTAAAATATTCCCTTAATTTAAAACTCTGGCACTATCAAAACACTTCTCTGTTTAACTCTCCTTTTAATATACATAAATCCAAATTGGCAGCTTTTTTCCTGTAATGATATGTGTCATTGTGTATCTGTAGTTTCTCTAAGGGGAAACGCAGCAACTTGCGTCGCTCCTCGGTCCAGATGACCCTGAACTCCATCTCTGAGCTTGTTACGCCACATGTCCCGAATGACAGCTCCGAGAGCCTTATAGAGGAACCTGCTCGCCGCACGCGTCGCAACAAAACCACCGCTCCGGCTGAAACCGAACCCATCAAACGCAGCACCCGTAACAAAGGTGGCGCCAAAGCCAAGGAGGTGGAAGAAGTGGCAGAGAACATTCCAGCAGTGGAGGAACCTGTTGAGGTGCAGGATTCGGCCTCCAATCAGGATCGGATCCTGGTGTCTGAAGCTGTGGTGAAGATTCCCTCTTCGGAGCGTCTGAGTGCGGAGTTGATGCTGAATGCTGGTTTGTCTCCGGGCCGATCCGCCAATAAAATCCCCATTGCTGCATCCGGGTCGCAGACGACACCTCAGGGCCCGTCTCGGACGTCGGTTCGGCGTTCCCTGGTGATTCGCCGCTCACTGGTGGGCCTCAGGCATAGCATGACACAGGAAGCTGTTCGCAGGGCGTCCCGGCGCTCTTTCCTGAAGAAGAAAGCCAGACTGGGCAACTCGACCTGCAGCAGTTCTGTCAGCGGTGAGACTCACATTTACAGTCGAAACTGAACTCGCGTCACTTCAAATCTCCACCTCTAATTGTAAATGAATGAGTTGAGGTCCGTGTGaatgccttaaagggatagcttcactcaaaaatgaaaattatcccataatttactcaccttcaagccaccctaggtgtatatgatatatttttctttcagccaaacacatttggtgttatattaaaatatcctggctcttccaatcTTTATAGTGGGAGTGAAtggtgcctttttttttttttttttttttttttttttttttttttcctttcctccCTGGTAATGGCCGTCCGTGCGTTCAAGAGAGTCGTGTTCCGGCGTATGACATAGGCATAGCGCAATCTCAAAGCTTTATTTATTCTGATGCATCATGGATAGACGCACAAATGCACCATTTTAagaatatggatatttttcttacaaaaacgcttcgcttcagaaggtctttattaaccccctggagacgtatggattactttttatgatgatggatgcactttttttgggcttcaacaTGTGGcgccccattcacttccattataaagctgggaagagccaagatattttgtaatattactcTGATTtctttcatctgaaagaagCAAGTCACATAGACCTAGGGTGGCTTGAGAGTGAGGAAAtaatgggatcattttcatttttgggtgaactgtccctttaatataatttatcgACAGTCATGCTTGTTGTTTTAAAGTTTCACTGAATGATGACATTTATGTCCACACTGCTTTTTCCAGAGGACATTTGTATGGACATTGAACCTGAGGACCTGGAGAACAAAGAGGAACAGTGAGTGTTTTTGATTTGAAATTTCAGCTTATGATAGTTGATGTATTGTTTTAATCTGGGATTCAAACCCACAACCTTTTGGTTATCGGTCCAGATCTTTTAAACACTGTTTCTCGCTTCTGTTTAGGGTCGATGCACCACAAAAGATGGCAGAACTGGCTACTGAAACCAGCCCTGAGCCTGAAATCATCCAATCTGAGGTGAGAACCACAGCAGAAAGTTCTTTTCATATACCTTTGCTAATAAGAGAACCACAACAACCCGATTTAACCAAACACAACCATGTTATGATGATTGAGTAGTGCAATTTGTAAATAACTGACGGCTGTGTGATTTCATAGGAACCTGAACCAGAGAAGACTGAAGAAGAGGAATCTGAGGTAAAAGACAAACTTCCAAAAGAGATTGCTGAATCTCCCAGCACTGTTGAGAACTGTCGCTTCACACGATCCATGGCTCGTACTTCAGAAACAGGTACAAGTCTAACAGATCTGCTGATTAAATACAGAAGTTGGATATGGGATGACTAGTAAGGTTTGATTTATTTATCTTCCTGTAATAGATGACGGTAGCGGGTCAAAGTCCAGAGGAGATGGCCGGTGAGCACAACGTTAATTTgatttcttaattttatttagtgGATCTATGCCCAGgttttctaatgttttttttttttttgggtttcCATCAGGCCTACACGTTCAGGCTCCAAGCGTCGGGCAGCTGAGTCAGCAATCCAGGAAATCGGCACACCGAAGAAGAAGCACTCTCCTCCGAAGAAATGCCTCACGGTATGAGCATCTCTGACCACCACAATGCCACCAGTCCACCAAAATGAACCCGTCATGAAGCCAAAACATTCTTTGACTCTTGTAAAGAAAAGCTTTCTGCAGAAGTCCACATTAAGTTTCTCTGTGGTTGTTTGTGGATTTGGAAATGATTTGTGGCCAGCTTCTTGAGGATTGGATTAGCCAGTCTTTGTTCAGTCCAGACAATCCATTATGTGTCCATTTGTTGTGTCCATGTAGAGTGTTGCTCCGCACATGCGCTCGTTCGTGCACACAGTGCAGAAGAACCAGATGCTGATGATGACACCTGGATCTCTGGGCCGCAGTAATATCATGAAGTCCTTCATCAAACAATCTGCCAGCAAAACTGACGTCAAGGTGGGCACACCTTTCAGACTGTTCATCTATGCTCTTGTTTTTAAGGCCCTATGAAATCCTGTTTATTTTTTCGCAAATTCCAATTTAAAACATcacaatctcgattcaaacacccacgcaatcttattcctaaacGGCAACGATTtgcctgtgtctattaaacctttgtcAAAATCAAACCGGAACATTCAGATATGCatcgctgagccagagagagcagttgtcatgtataggtatgaaaccaCTTCACAAATAACACTTTTCAACCACACACTATCGTTATTTCTGTTACAGATATCCCAATTCTTGTGTGATATGGATatgtttatagtttggataAAAGTCTACAGAAGCtataaaaatagagtaaatcgcCATTTGAAAGTAGCATGGCGCGTCAAATAATGgttgtatcgattacatcgaaacaccagtaggtggcgacaagtgactgttaaatatatttgtcattgaatcattcattcaagagttgttcaaaaatgctgattcatccagtaatgaaacaagtgaagtctttagtcttcttcgagatgcatcggcatTGCGCAGACTGATTGGCATATGACATCAAACTACCGCGAGAGCGTTTGGAGAGCATACAattccttatgcttttgaatcgctcttgtggtactttgatgtcattcgccaatcggtctgcgcagcgccgaagcatctcgaacaagccttttatgagtgagtcattgaatcattcattcaagaggtttgttcaaaaacgctgattcatccattaATGAAACGAGTAttcatgagtgagtcattgagtcattcattcaaagcaattttttttaaaaattcatttaacatttttcaataaactgcagcaattaacatttgtCAGAAcctaaattacaaaaattatttttagttgtctcttcagaattgaGGGAGAATTGTGATGTTTAAAAtctattttgaacaaaaaaatttttatccagaatcgtgcagctctaattcacagacactagtccatattgcgttttttttttttatttattttttttttttttaaagtgtagaacctacttttgatttattcatccgaAATTTGCCACATTCTGAAATTCCGTGGTATacagtaaattttatttttatacctgGATTTTACGTTTTCGCCCACGTTTTCCACATTgcggaaatcatagggccctaattTTTGTACTTCAGAGTAGTCTAATTTATTAGGTTATTTCAATGCTAATGCTTCTCCAAGAAGTGGTTTTAGTTAGTAATTGTACTTCCTGTCTTTCCCCCTCAGTTGGGCTCTGGCTCTGTGGTGAGTATAAACAATGAGTTCAAACCGGTGTCTCTTCCATGTCCGTCACAACCATTTGGATTCACTTTTTCTTATATTATGAGTGGGCTTTTGTTTAGTTGCTTAATCCTTAACTCATACTATACTTCCTTTGAGCAGTGAAGGCACTTTGTGTCTAAACTGAAACAGGACTGACCATCACATTCAGACTTTGTTAACCTCATCACTCATGTGGTGTATAAATGTGTGTCTTTGTGGCTTGGGAAGTGTACATTCACCCATTTGTGTGTCTGTGATGTTGGCAAGAAATCTGTTTATAGTCACTTTTCACACAAAGCAAAAGCTGCCGCCCTTATGTTTGGTTTAGCTTTCATCGTCCTTGTCATTCACTTAATTGCTGTAATTGTGGTAACTATAAATTAACGCTTTTCCTCCAGGAGCGAGAACGACAGAAGTGGGATGCCTTGAACAAGAAGATTGAACAAGAGAATGAACGAAAGAAAAAGATTGAGGAGGAGAGACGAAAGAAACAGGAAGAAATGAAAAGGTGGGAACGTGCTTTGGACTACTTTCAACTCAATTATTCTCTTATTAAATTGAATTATTAATCTGGTTTAAGTGTGAATGCAAATCTGGACTCATTCGTGAATTCTGTCCACTTTAGAAAGCGGGACGAACGTTTGAAGCGCGTTGTTGAGGCTCGAGTCAAAAGTGAAAAGGAGAAAGAgcaggaaaagaaaaagaagattGAAGAAAAAATGGCACAGCTGGAGAAGAAAAATGACTTGGTTGGTACTGAAGCCTGAAAGGAAAAACCCACACTGAGTTGGAGTATTTAAGTGgtggtgttgttgttgttgttgttggtggttttttttttttttttttttttttatttttttttctctctctttctcttctctctcaCAGCTGCGAGTTGAGCGGATGGCAGAGGAGAAAGCCAAGAGGAAAGTGGCCACTAAACGACAGGAAGAACTGGAGCTGCGCAAGAAACAGGAAGAGGCAGCCAGACAAAAGAAACTTCAGCAAGTTGTAAGTCAACACCAGCATTCAAAGTGGAGTCCATGTTGAAAGAAGTTTTGCAAGTGTGATGATGGGACAgccttaaattaatttttttttttttttttatttatatacactacagCTTAAAGATTGGATTAATTTAATGCgtattttctgaataaaagtccATTTGTTACTGACTCCAAATATTTGAacagtgtaatttatttttatttgtagccACAATAGCTAATTTATGTACTTGCCTTTTTTCTTTAGGAGGAAGAGGAGCGGCGGCACCAAGAAATGCTGGCCAAGCGCAAGGCTGAAGAGGAGCGAGAGAAGGCCCGCAAACTGGCAGAGGCCACACGCGCCCTGGAACTGAAGAAAGAACAAGAGCGGGAGAAAGAGAGGAGCGCGACCGGGAGCGGGAAAGAGAGCGGGAGCGAGAAAGACAAGCTGCAGCTGAGAAGTTGGTTGCTTTTTTCGTGCACGTGTTTTGAATGAAAGCATGACTTTCAAAGATGCTAAATATGCCTGTTTGTGTCTTGCAGAGAAAGACTAGAGAAAGAGAAGGCTATCGCTCTTCAGAAAGAACTGGAGAGAGCagccagagagaaagagaggagagagaTGGAGGAGAAGAGGAAGATGGTGAGGATTTTATTGTACTATGCCATCCATTTTATggacattttgggatatcgcataaagAAACGCTGGATTGAAatgccaagatgtgcataaattgtTAAAGAGGGTTCAAAAAAAGTATGCACTTAACTGAGgcggactttttttttttttttttaaatcccataAGACATTCGACATTCgcataaactacaatggaaacacatttgaCTAATAAATCCCTCGGTGCGCGACAATTCACGTCACTTCGcctcaacagaggatgtgattggataactggactaaccagtggaccaGTCACATTGCAAGGCATCTCAATtgttggtttgatcattctgaaatgcctgagcctgAATCAGTCATCAAAAATGATTTAGTTTAATTTCTTCACAGAAGTGTCTTGCACGATTGTGCCACAGTGGCTTCCCAGATTGTAGCAACTTCCATATTTATTAGATGTTTTGTGCCAATTTCCCTGGAAGTGaggattttgttctcttgaacacacgagatggaaactgtgatttattcgcaaatgttttatgcgatattccaatgttgcgcacaagttaaattcacaactttgatggaaacatagctagtggtGTAATATAAAGTTATGCTGAGCTTTATTTTAAATCTGATATGTTCTGcttgactgatttttttttttttttttttttttttttttttttttgctttcaatAAGGACAGAACAATTCAACTGTGAAATTGTGTAGCACCTAAATTACATAACGATCCCATAATCTCAGTAAATTTGTGTGCTCCTTTAACAGGAGGAGCAGAGGAGGGCCGAACAGGAGAGGGAAGCCCAACAGAAACGTGCcgccgctgctgctgctgctgctgctgcagcctCCGCCTCAGCATCCCATACAGTCACAGCTCAGGTACTTAACAGCCAAAATCAATGTTTGTCAGAGTCATAGCCTTGTGGaactttattttagtattatttattaatcttgaattggcttttatttttatatattcagttttattttaattagtaGTTTTTGTTCAATTGCCGAAAACTATTTtgaatggttttagttaacgataacaaCACTGGACTTGTGGGCCcaaagaaataattaaattgattattctcaataacaatttaaaatgttaaactttattgaaattaactgtttattaatagctattacaaaatatacatttatttttgtgttgatttctgagaaatgctgttgatatttaaagtcaccaaaacaaacacaccctaCCCAAGAGGATAGCCCTGCCCCTAATTCACTAACACCTCCCCCATAAAGCATGggcacgccccctactgctgattggccaCAAGTGTTTTGGTGCTCTgtctgatccactttcaacagcatttctcagaaatctgTTACTGcaactttaaaggattagttcactttcaaatgaaaattagcccaagctttactcaccctcaagccatcctaggtgtatatgactgacttctttctgatgaacacaatcggagaaatattaataaatatcctgacacatccaagctttttAATGGCAGTAATGTGTTaccaaatgagtatgagctgaagaaagtgcctccttCCACATccaggccttctgaagcgatgcatttgtggaaaaaatccatatttaacaagttatgaagtaaaacatccagcttccgccagaccaccttccgtattcttcaaaaagcttacgtcctaggccttccctattcaacttacggaactgaTGCGACGCCAGTTtcgttttttccgtaatttgaatatggaaggcagtctggcagaagctggatattttacttcataacttgttaaatatggatttttttttttttttttttttttttttttttttttttaaacacaaacgCATCTCTTcaattcagaaggcctttattaaccctccggagcctgCGTGgaatgtttatgatggatggatgtggatggaaacactttcttcagctcatactcgtttggtaacgcatactaacattataaagcttggatgcctcaagatatttattaatatttctctgattgtgttcatctgaaagaagaaagtcatatacacctaggatggcttgagggtgagtaaagcttgggctaattttcatttgaaagtgaactaatcctttaatacattttaatgttaattttaacttaTTCTTGGTACACTGTGAATAcaattttaaagatgtttttgttaaattattaacaGGTCTCAAAAACACAAGCAGCTAGTATGCTCAACTCCACTATAACTAAGGGTTCAGCTCTGAACATGACTGTAGATATTGAGGTAAATGTCTCTTCCTTCCCAGTTCTTTCAATGCCTGTTCATTTTTGCTGTACTGAGTATTTACTAAACTTAgtactaatatatatttttactaaagcTGTTATTCCATCTCACAGAACTCTGTTCTGAAAACTCCAGTTGGGAAAGGAGCCGCTCTGAATAAGACCATAGATCACGGAGCCGCACTCAACGTGACCGTTGACATTGAGGTGAGGTCATGGCAACTGTTATGCATCTCTTTCCCTGCTAAATGAGGGAACGTGTCGGATAATATTAGTAAGCACAGAATAGCTGCTGGAGAAGGAAAAGTGATGAAGACTTTAAATTCCAGttggacattttttttccattttatttaggttaccaagttctagtttggttttgttttcaagggtttttttttttttttttgtgcatgtagAAACATAAAATGATCTCAGGTGATTGGAACAGCTGGTTTCTGACCCTATCCCTTGTTTTATACCTTGCAGCAATCTCCACAGTCCTACCAGATCACTCCTAAGGGCCAGAAGGTGACCGTTTTGGTCAATCCTGAAGATTATGGCATGGACCAGAACAGCGACGACTCAACAGATGATGAGTCAGCACCCAGAAAACCCATCCCATCCTGGGCTGAGGGTATGATGCTTTTTGGCAACTGTTGGAAGTGTTTATTTGTAGTTAATTTTCCATCTGTGATACAGTTATAAGTAATAATCCATGGTTAgctgtgcatttaaaatattcatgatgTGGAGATGAAGAACCACTCAATGTGAAGCGGAGTGCATTCAAATCATTTAAAGCACAGCTAGCTGTAGATTACCCCACTTATACCATGGTCACTTGCCAGTATTGACAAGTTAAAGCTGTTATTGATGTTGGCAGTGCAGATGTTAAAGCACACACCACTCGCACACAGTGCGTTAATATAGAATGTTAATGTgcaccttccagccaatcagaatagaGCAGTCATTTTCCTGCTGAAACACACCCTCCTCTGACACAGAGTGGCAAAAGTACCTGCTGCATGAATGAGTTTAATAAGGAAAatgcgagtaaaacaaacgattatcAGTTCAAGTTCAAAGCAGATGGACTTGGTAGTGTTCCTTATAACTTACCAAAGATCAAGTGTGATCCATGGATGTTGACaagtttatataaatacaatataggtaggtctaagtCTCAATGTTATCAATGTTAGATAACACATGTCCAAGtctatcaatgttatatatatcgtcatatcatccagccctaaaacttggataattttttttttttttttttttttataaaaac contains:
- the incenp gene encoding LOW QUALITY PROTEIN: inner centromere protein A (The sequence of the model RefSeq protein was modified relative to this genomic sequence to represent the inferred CDS: inserted 1 base in 1 codon), with translation MSSLPETTRSLMQIFNGKLQDFTNEIDNVHMVWLEEIQQEAYRMFSSDFSTEPELMPKTPSQKKTNRRKRVSMELNESRSKRRFSKGKRSNLRRSSVQMTLNSISELVTPHVPNDSSESLIEEPARRTRRNKTTAPAETEPIKRSTRNKGGAKAKEVEEVAENIPAVEEPVEVQDSASNQDRILVSEAVVKIPSSERLSAELMLNAGLSPGRSANKIPIAASGSQTTPQGPSRTSVRRSLVIRRSLVGLRHSMTQEAVRRASRRSFLKKKARLGNSTCSSSVSEDICMDIEPEDLENKEEQVDAPQKMAELATETSPEPEIIQSEEPEPEKTEEEESEVKDKLPKEIAESPSTVENCRFTRSMARTSETDDGSGSKSRGDGRPTRSGSKRRAAESAIQEIGTPKKKHSPPKKCLTSVAPHMRSFVHTVQKNQMLMMTPGSLGRSNIMKSFIKQSASKTDVKLGSGSVERERQKWDALNKKIEQENERKKKIEEERRKKQEEMKRKRDERLKRVVEARVKSEKEKEQEKKKKIEEKMAQLEKKNDLLRVERMAEEKAKRKVATKRQEELELRKKQEEAARQKKLQQVEEEERRHQEMLAKRKAEEEREKARKLAEATRALELKKEQEREKEXERDRERERERERERQAAAEKERLEKEKAIALQKELERAAREKERREMEEKRKMEEQRRAEQEREAQQKRAAAAAAAAAAASASASHTVTAQVSKTQAASMLNSTITKGSALNMTVDIENSVLKTPVGKGAALNKTIDHGAALNVTVDIEQSPQSYQITPKGQKVTVLVNPEDYGMDQNSDDSTDDESAPRKPIPSWAEGMQLQQSIMKQYYNPLDLNSYFGKPEPPKLEAIFRRTKPRFFKRTSSAVWHSPPRLGNLGN